The following coding sequences are from one Arthrobacter sp. 24S4-2 window:
- a CDS encoding ATP-dependent DNA helicase RecQ, with amino-acid sequence MANNQNAAVLPSSANPAAGETGTRDQALEVLRELVGHPEARFHDGQFEAIEALVDGGRRALVVQRTGWGKSAVYFVASLLLRRRGAGPTLIVSPLLALMRDQVAAAARAGVRAVAINSANQLEWDTVREQLAADEVDVLLVSPERLTNPSFRENQLPELTRRTGLLVIDEAHCISDWGHDFRPDYRRIADLITQLPDTVPVLATTATANSRVVHDIEEQLGEGVLTIRGALGRESLRLGVLNLANSRDRLGWLLTHLSDLPGSGIIYTLTVSAAEDTARLLAEAGHEVLAYTGRTDPADRERAEQLLKDNQVKALVATSALGMGFDKPDLGFVVHLGAPSSPVAYYQQVGRAGRGAANADVLLLPGSEDRDIWQYFATASMPSEDKAAAVLTALAEAGTAVSTVALEARVDLRRTPLELLLKVLSVDGAVERVGGGWRSTGQPWTYDAERYTRIAEARVDEQDSMVIYQDTAGCRMEYITSVLDDETAHACGRCDNCAGRWFPADIASAATEAAGQTLSRAGVALEPRLQWPSGMDRLGVTVKGKIKPDESLAEGRVLARLTDLGWGGALREVFASSAADREVDPAMLQACVQVLREWGAGNGRNPGWSGAGRPAAIVSIPSRSKPALVDSLARGISGIGRIPYLGQLQLEHGGPTGGRGGNSAYRLAGVWERLAVGPELEAALAGIQGQSVMLIDDLTDSRWTVTVAGRALRRAGAGAVLPLVLAQAG; translated from the coding sequence ATGGCCAATAACCAGAATGCTGCAGTCCTTCCCTCCTCCGCCAACCCTGCCGCGGGTGAAACCGGAACCAGGGACCAAGCGCTGGAGGTGCTGCGCGAGCTCGTGGGACACCCCGAGGCCCGCTTCCATGACGGCCAGTTCGAGGCAATCGAAGCCCTGGTCGACGGCGGCCGCCGTGCGCTGGTGGTCCAGCGGACCGGCTGGGGAAAATCGGCCGTCTACTTTGTGGCTTCGCTGCTGCTCAGGCGCCGCGGCGCGGGGCCTACACTCATTGTTTCGCCGTTGCTGGCGCTGATGCGGGATCAGGTGGCAGCCGCGGCCCGCGCGGGCGTGCGGGCCGTTGCCATCAACTCCGCCAACCAGCTCGAATGGGATACGGTCCGCGAGCAGCTGGCTGCGGATGAAGTGGACGTGCTCCTCGTTTCCCCGGAGCGGCTCACCAATCCTTCCTTCCGGGAGAACCAGCTTCCGGAGCTGACCCGCCGCACCGGGCTCCTGGTGATTGACGAGGCACACTGCATCTCGGACTGGGGCCATGACTTCCGCCCGGACTACCGGCGCATCGCGGACCTCATCACCCAGCTGCCGGACACCGTGCCCGTGCTGGCCACCACCGCGACAGCCAACTCCCGCGTGGTCCACGACATCGAGGAACAGCTGGGCGAGGGTGTGCTGACCATCCGTGGCGCCCTGGGCCGTGAGTCGCTCCGGCTCGGCGTCCTGAACCTGGCGAACTCCCGGGACCGGCTCGGCTGGCTGCTGACCCACCTGTCAGACCTGCCGGGCAGCGGCATCATCTACACCCTCACCGTCTCCGCTGCCGAGGACACCGCGCGGCTGCTCGCCGAAGCCGGCCACGAGGTGCTCGCCTACACGGGCCGCACTGATCCCGCGGACCGCGAACGCGCGGAGCAGCTCCTGAAGGACAACCAGGTCAAGGCACTGGTGGCCACCTCGGCCCTGGGCATGGGCTTCGACAAGCCTGACCTGGGGTTCGTGGTGCACCTGGGCGCACCGTCATCGCCAGTGGCCTACTACCAGCAGGTCGGCCGTGCCGGGCGTGGCGCGGCCAACGCCGATGTCCTGCTGCTGCCGGGCTCCGAAGACCGCGACATCTGGCAGTACTTTGCTACCGCGTCCATGCCCTCGGAAGACAAGGCGGCTGCGGTCCTTACCGCGCTGGCAGAGGCCGGCACCGCTGTGTCCACCGTCGCCCTGGAAGCCCGCGTTGACCTGCGGCGTACGCCCTTGGAGCTGTTGCTGAAGGTCCTGTCCGTGGACGGCGCAGTGGAACGCGTTGGCGGCGGCTGGCGCTCGACGGGCCAGCCCTGGACCTACGACGCCGAACGCTACACCCGCATCGCCGAAGCCCGCGTGGATGAGCAGGATTCCATGGTGATCTACCAGGACACCGCGGGCTGCCGGATGGAGTACATCACCTCCGTCCTGGACGACGAGACAGCGCATGCCTGCGGCCGCTGTGACAACTGCGCCGGGCGCTGGTTCCCGGCGGACATCGCGTCGGCGGCGACGGAGGCCGCAGGACAGACGCTGAGCCGGGCCGGCGTTGCCCTGGAGCCGCGACTGCAGTGGCCCAGCGGAATGGACCGGCTTGGCGTGACGGTGAAGGGCAAGATCAAGCCGGACGAAAGCCTGGCCGAGGGGCGGGTGCTGGCCCGGCTGACGGACCTTGGCTGGGGCGGTGCGCTGCGCGAAGTCTTCGCTTCCAGCGCAGCGGACCGGGAAGTTGACCCGGCCATGCTCCAGGCCTGCGTCCAGGTCCTCCGCGAGTGGGGCGCCGGAAACGGGCGAAACCCCGGGTGGAGCGGGGCCGGCCGTCCCGCAGCCATCGTCAGCATCCCGTCACGCAGCAAGCCTGCCCTGGTGGACTCGCTGGCGCGGGGCATTTCCGGGATTGGCCGCATACCGTATCTTGGCCAGCTGCAGCTGGAGCACGGCGGGCCCACCGGCGGGCGCGGGGGCAACAGCGCCTACCGGCTTGCCGGGGTCTGGGAGCGGCTCGCGGTGGGACCGGAACTGGAAGCAGCGTTGGCCGGTATCCAGGGCCAGAGCGTCATGCTGATCGACGACCTCACGGACAGCCGCTGGACGGTCACCGTTGCCGGCCGCGCCTTGCGCCGGGCCGGCGCGGGCGCCGTTCTTCCCCTCGTTCTGGCACAGGCCGGATAG